One Thermofilum sp. genomic window carries:
- a CDS encoding phosphoglycolate phosphatase: MKTLVLADVDLTLTDERRRISSRVVAALEELDKAGFPVVLASANAYPLTYSLARYLPTSGWVISENGGVVGREDRVKVAVDFDAQAFRRLILELLPDVLEDSWQNSYRRVDLTFRIKAGLDPREAVRRARSALEALGLEVSYSIVAVHVHPPGVNKGRGVEILLEMLEEKPEKIVAIGDSEVDVSMFEKSDVSVALANAPEEVKAKATYVTRRAYGEGFIEAAELLIRGDL, translated from the coding sequence ATGAAAACCCTCGTTTTAGCCGACGTGGACCTCACGCTGACGGATGAAAGGCGGCGGATAAGCAGCAGGGTGGTCGCCGCTCTCGAAGAGCTCGATAAGGCTGGGTTCCCGGTCGTGCTTGCGTCGGCTAACGCCTACCCGTTAACCTACTCGCTGGCCAGGTACCTGCCCACCTCCGGCTGGGTGATCAGCGAGAACGGTGGCGTTGTTGGAAGAGAAGATAGAGTGAAGGTCGCTGTGGACTTCGACGCGCAAGCTTTCCGGAGGCTCATCCTCGAGCTGCTCCCTGACGTGCTCGAGGACAGCTGGCAGAACAGCTACAGGAGAGTTGATCTCACCTTCAGGATCAAGGCCGGGCTCGACCCCCGGGAAGCCGTCCGGAGGGCGAGGAGCGCTTTGGAGGCACTTGGCCTCGAAGTCTCGTACAGCATTGTCGCCGTCCACGTCCACCCGCCCGGCGTCAACAAGGGCCGCGGGGTCGAGATCCTCCTGGAGATGCTGGAGGAGAAGCCCGAGAAGATCGTCGCGATAGGCGACAGCGAGGTTGACGTGAGCATGTTCGAGAAGTCTGACGTCTCCGTCGCTCTAGCGAACGCTCCCGAGGAGGTGAAGGCTAAGGCTACGTACGTCACGAGGAGAGCCTACGGCGAGGGCTTCATCGAGGCGGCGGAGCTGCTCATCAGAGGGGATCTCTAG
- a CDS encoding winged helix-turn-helix domain-containing protein, whose protein sequence is MASRRKRCIHDVVYDVLSALREGPAKLTPLCTLANLPVDRGLRLLSVLEECGLVTSREERGRRVYLLSELGYVYVSLYEELSKAFCSQVVSKGLK, encoded by the coding sequence GTGGCTTCCAGGAGGAAGCGCTGCATCCACGATGTGGTCTACGATGTGCTGAGCGCGCTGAGAGAGGGCCCGGCGAAGCTGACGCCCCTGTGCACTCTGGCTAACCTCCCGGTGGACAGGGGGCTTAGGCTCCTCTCCGTGCTGGAGGAGTGCGGCTTGGTGACCAGCAGGGAGGAGAGGGGGAGGAGGGTCTACCTGCTCTCCGAGCTGGGCTACGTGTACGTCTCGCTATACGAGGAGCTCTCTAAGGCTTTTTGCTCACAAGTTGTGAGCAAGGGGCTTAAGTAG
- a CDS encoding CPBP family intramembrane glutamic endopeptidase translates to MSTWRSLTVFIAVSYGLAAAIDFATRQVVESEPPTSQLLVALPLAWGLVRMYTPTVAALASALLIDRVERSKLRSTLGLSVTELSVKYFLLAPLLVLPPLFAALALELTLGALEPRALLTALPGLHLLEPRLTAATFMAVTLLSGYLAAVTINAIYALGEEIGWRGYLYTLLWPRLGPLKATLVIGAAWGLWHYTAALLLGHNYQTHRVEGPLVFTAITTLMTAPMLLLRRSSGSVLPAASFHGAVNAWWGLTVLLAPSLGELQGGLGAVGLAAWALALPVILAAERLLAGRLGAGK, encoded by the coding sequence ATGAGCACCTGGAGAAGCCTAACCGTGTTCATCGCGGTGAGCTACGGGCTCGCCGCAGCGATAGACTTCGCCACAAGGCAAGTGGTTGAGAGCGAGCCGCCCACCTCCCAGCTGCTGGTGGCGCTCCCGCTCGCGTGGGGGCTCGTGAGGATGTACACACCCACGGTAGCGGCTCTAGCGTCCGCCCTCCTGATCGACCGAGTGGAGCGGTCTAAGCTGCGCAGCACCCTCGGCTTGAGCGTCACAGAGCTCTCCGTCAAGTACTTCCTCCTGGCACCGCTCCTCGTCCTACCCCCGCTCTTCGCAGCCCTCGCCCTGGAGCTGACCCTCGGCGCTCTTGAGCCTCGAGCGCTTCTCACTGCGCTTCCAGGGCTCCACCTCCTAGAGCCGAGGCTCACAGCCGCCACATTTATGGCAGTCACGCTGCTCTCCGGGTACCTAGCGGCAGTCACCATCAACGCCATCTACGCTCTAGGCGAGGAGATCGGCTGGAGAGGATACCTCTACACGCTCCTCTGGCCGAGGCTCGGCCCCCTCAAGGCCACGCTGGTGATCGGTGCCGCGTGGGGCTTGTGGCACTACACGGCAGCCCTACTCCTCGGCCACAACTACCAGACCCACAGGGTGGAGGGCCCCCTCGTCTTCACCGCTATAACCACCCTGATGACAGCGCCGATGCTGCTGCTGCGCCGCAGCTCCGGCAGCGTGCTGCCGGCAGCAAGCTTCCACGGGGCTGTGAACGCCTGGTGGGGCCTCACCGTGCTGCTAGCCCCGAGCCTCGGAGAGCTGCAAGGCGGCTTGGGAGCCGTAGGCTTAGCCGCGTGGGCTCTAGCGCTTCCTGTGATCCTGGCCGCGGAGCGCTTACTGGCTGGGAGGCTCGGAGCGGGTAAATAA
- a CDS encoding Glu/Leu/Phe/Val dehydrogenase, which translates to MSSGGSLSSYLDWMLSILRESVELAGLPREVYEYLSRPDRVLMVKIPVRMDDGRLAVFEGYRVQHNNALGPYKGGIRFHPEVTLETDMALALGMTLKNSLAGLPYGGGKGAVRCDPKKLSQGELERLSRGYARAIAPLIGDLVDIPAPDVGTNPQVMAWMVDEFSKLKGYNVPGVFTAKPPELWGNPVRIYSTGYGTVVAAKAAADLWMGGFEGKVVSIHGFGNAGQYAALWSKRLGAKVVAVSDTSGTVYDPNGLDVELAIKVKNETGKVINYPKGQRIQDPDASLYVEADILIPAAIENTITEENAAKVKARLIAEAANGPTTPGAEKILYSRKDFIAVVPDILANAGGVIMSYLEWVENLQWWFWDEEETRQRLASIMERNFRKTAERWERLKSEHSNRLVTMRDAAFVLAVERVYTAMKLRGWL; encoded by the coding sequence TTGTCTAGCGGTGGGAGCTTGAGCAGCTACCTTGACTGGATGCTGAGCATCCTCAGGGAGTCGGTGGAGCTCGCCGGCCTGCCGCGCGAGGTCTACGAGTACTTGAGCAGGCCCGACCGCGTCCTCATGGTGAAGATCCCGGTGCGCATGGATGACGGGCGGCTCGCGGTGTTCGAGGGCTACAGGGTGCAGCACAACAACGCGCTGGGCCCCTACAAGGGCGGGATCCGCTTCCACCCGGAGGTGACGCTGGAGACGGATATGGCGCTCGCGCTTGGGATGACGCTGAAGAACTCGCTCGCCGGCCTGCCCTACGGGGGCGGGAAGGGCGCGGTGAGGTGCGACCCGAAGAAGCTGAGCCAGGGTGAGCTGGAGAGGCTGAGCAGGGGTTACGCTAGGGCTATAGCTCCGCTGATCGGCGACCTCGTAGACATCCCGGCGCCCGACGTGGGGACGAACCCCCAGGTCATGGCTTGGATGGTGGACGAGTTCAGCAAGCTGAAGGGCTACAACGTGCCTGGAGTGTTCACGGCGAAGCCGCCTGAGCTGTGGGGTAACCCTGTGCGCATCTACTCGACGGGGTACGGCACCGTCGTCGCGGCTAAGGCGGCTGCCGACCTCTGGATGGGCGGCTTCGAGGGCAAGGTGGTTTCGATCCACGGCTTCGGGAACGCTGGGCAGTACGCGGCCCTCTGGTCCAAGAGGCTGGGCGCGAAGGTCGTGGCGGTGAGCGATACCTCGGGCACGGTGTACGACCCTAACGGGTTGGACGTGGAGCTGGCTATCAAGGTGAAGAACGAGACGGGGAAGGTGATCAACTACCCGAAGGGGCAGAGGATCCAGGACCCGGACGCGTCGCTCTACGTGGAGGCGGACATCCTAATACCAGCGGCTATCGAGAACACGATCACCGAGGAGAACGCGGCGAAAGTGAAGGCGAGGCTGATCGCTGAGGCTGCGAACGGCCCCACGACGCCCGGCGCGGAGAAGATCCTCTACTCCCGCAAGGACTTCATCGCTGTCGTTCCGGACATCCTCGCGAACGCTGGCGGAGTGATCATGAGCTACTTGGAGTGGGTGGAGAACCTGCAGTGGTGGTTCTGGGACGAGGAGGAGACGAGGCAGCGCCTGGCCAGCATCATGGAGAGGAACTTCAGGAAGACGGCGGAGCGCTGGGAGCGGTTGAAGAGCGAGCACAGCAACCGCCTCGTGACCATGAGGGATGCGGCTTTCGTGCTGGCTGTGGAGCGCGTCTACACGGCGATGAAGCTGAGAGGCTGGCTCTAA
- a CDS encoding archaellin/type IV pilin N-terminal domain-containing protein, with amino-acid sequence MRLASRRGISPVIATVILVAITIAVAIAVAFWMTGIVGLFAGAVEKLEITSIYATPTGNGWDVTVRVNNTGTVPVTIDQVFVNGILVGSPECGGASLKGGTISLNPGEGTTITLSLNKGQKCGPTTFNPGISIEVKLHTAGGREYPKLITLP; translated from the coding sequence ATGAGGCTAGCTAGCAGGAGGGGTATAAGCCCCGTCATCGCCACCGTCATCCTGGTAGCGATCACGATCGCCGTCGCAATCGCTGTCGCCTTCTGGATGACAGGCATCGTCGGGCTCTTCGCAGGAGCCGTCGAAAAGCTCGAAATCACCTCGATCTACGCAACACCTACTGGTAATGGCTGGGATGTCACTGTACGCGTCAACAACACTGGCACCGTCCCTGTAACTATCGATCAAGTCTTCGTAAACGGCATACTAGTCGGTAGTCCTGAGTGTGGGGGCGCATCTCTCAAAGGAGGCACTATTAGCTTAAATCCTGGCGAGGGTACGACTATAACGCTTTCTTTGAATAAGGGCCAAAAATGCGGCCCCACGACTTTTAATCCTGGTATTAGCATTGAGGTTAAGCTGCACACTGCTGGGGGTAGGGAGTACCCGAAGCTTATCACGCTGCCTTAG
- a CDS encoding APC family permease, with the protein MGELRRELGLGYATLMGVGLILGAGVYVLVGRVAGLVGDAVWMSVAFSGLIAVLTALSYAELAGMFPYASSTYRYVGEAFPGSGLLSFAAGWLLFFGGVAGAATAALGFASYFSRLAGLPLVPVSLALLLLLSLLNWWGIKESAALSAVFTLVEAGGLLLVVALGLLLPQRSPSYFSPNPGVDPVIAVLVGAAIFYFAYTGFEFQPALSEETRDAERVMPKAIVLATAATTLLYLAVSLSAVRLMSWEELGSSRAPLADAAARAWPGAYGALMVIALFATTNTVLGFLVTASRLAYGMAEEGVAWRGLGKVDRWRRTPHVSVAFSGLLAALVILLTDYLPEVTGWRLRLGEFEYQLIDLVGKTASLAVLLAFLAVNASLVVLRLKRPGAPRPFKVPLSVGRVPVLPIFANALILVFLAVSFADWIVWLSTLVVLALGLLLRRK; encoded by the coding sequence ATGGGAGAGCTGAGGCGAGAGCTGGGTTTAGGCTACGCGACGCTGATGGGGGTAGGGCTGATCCTCGGCGCCGGGGTCTACGTCCTGGTTGGAAGGGTTGCCGGGCTGGTGGGCGACGCGGTCTGGATGAGCGTTGCTTTCTCGGGGCTTATCGCGGTCTTGACGGCGCTGTCGTACGCGGAGCTGGCCGGGATGTTCCCCTACGCTTCTAGCACGTACAGGTACGTTGGGGAGGCTTTCCCGGGGAGCGGCCTGCTCTCCTTCGCGGCCGGCTGGCTGCTCTTCTTCGGGGGTGTCGCTGGCGCGGCTACCGCGGCGCTGGGCTTCGCGAGCTACTTTTCCCGGCTGGCGGGCTTGCCGCTGGTGCCGGTCTCGCTCGCGCTGCTGCTCCTGCTCTCCCTGCTGAACTGGTGGGGTATCAAGGAGTCTGCAGCGCTCTCAGCGGTGTTCACGCTGGTGGAGGCTGGGGGGCTGCTGCTCGTGGTTGCTCTGGGCTTGCTTCTGCCTCAGCGGAGCCCTAGCTACTTCTCGCCGAACCCGGGCGTCGACCCTGTCATTGCGGTGCTCGTGGGGGCGGCGATCTTCTACTTCGCCTACACGGGCTTCGAGTTCCAGCCGGCGCTGAGCGAGGAGACGAGGGATGCGGAGCGCGTGATGCCGAAGGCGATCGTGCTGGCTACAGCGGCCACCACGCTCCTCTACCTCGCTGTGAGCTTGAGCGCGGTGCGGCTGATGAGCTGGGAGGAGCTTGGGAGCAGCAGGGCTCCTCTCGCCGACGCGGCGGCTAGGGCTTGGCCCGGAGCTTACGGGGCTTTGATGGTGATCGCGCTGTTCGCTACGACGAACACGGTGCTGGGTTTCCTCGTGACGGCGTCGAGGCTCGCTTACGGGATGGCGGAGGAGGGTGTGGCTTGGCGAGGCTTGGGGAAGGTGGACCGGTGGCGCAGGACGCCTCACGTGAGCGTGGCTTTCTCGGGGCTGCTGGCGGCGCTGGTGATACTCTTGACGGACTACCTTCCCGAGGTTACCGGCTGGAGGCTCAGGCTGGGGGAGTTCGAGTACCAGCTGATCGACCTCGTGGGGAAGACCGCCAGCTTGGCTGTGCTGCTCGCTTTCCTCGCCGTGAACGCCTCGCTCGTCGTGCTGCGGCTGAAGAGGCCTGGCGCGCCGAGGCCCTTCAAGGTGCCTTTGAGCGTGGGCAGGGTGCCCGTGCTGCCGATCTTCGCCAACGCTTTGATTCTAGTCTTCCTGGCTGTGAGCTTCGCCGACTGGATAGTCTGGCTCAGCACGCTGGTTGTGCTGGCGCTCGGCCTGCTTCTCCGGAGAAAGTAA
- a CDS encoding ARMT1-like domain-containing protein, with protein MLARPECVACIYRTRAAELAASRLPEDVKVAKLRALTEHYALLVAPGVATTVLAWRAFAKVKELLGEEDPYREFKEESRRVAESLAREVRSAAEGKVGLERLRYLIRASVAANYLDPGSPMGLEPGDLLRAIEAVRFGRDETGRLYGQLLASRAVAYVLDNSGEAVFDALVMEELRRMGLELFIVARGKPYQNDVTYEEALQMGLDRLGTLISSGTDFPGVVPGFVSSEAVEALRRADVVISKGMANFESFLLSQPPKPTFIVLTAKCLPIAAAAGVRPGEAAAFFLGGAPGPRDLL; from the coding sequence GTGCTCGCTCGGCCGGAGTGTGTAGCTTGCATCTACAGGACGAGAGCTGCGGAGCTGGCCGCATCCAGGCTCCCGGAGGACGTGAAGGTAGCGAAGCTGAGGGCTCTCACGGAGCACTACGCTCTGCTGGTGGCGCCGGGCGTGGCGACCACAGTGCTGGCTTGGAGGGCTTTCGCGAAGGTGAAGGAGCTGCTGGGCGAGGAGGATCCTTACAGGGAGTTCAAGGAGGAGTCGCGGAGGGTGGCGGAGAGCTTAGCTCGGGAGGTTCGCAGCGCGGCTGAGGGGAAAGTGGGGTTGGAGAGGCTGAGGTACCTCATCAGGGCTAGCGTGGCTGCCAACTACCTGGATCCCGGGTCGCCGATGGGGCTCGAGCCGGGAGACCTCCTGAGGGCTATAGAGGCGGTGAGGTTCGGGAGGGATGAGACGGGTAGGCTATACGGGCAGCTGCTGGCTTCCCGCGCCGTCGCCTACGTCCTGGATAACAGCGGTGAAGCGGTGTTCGACGCGCTCGTCATGGAGGAGCTTCGGAGGATGGGCCTCGAGCTCTTCATCGTGGCTCGCGGGAAGCCTTACCAGAACGACGTGACGTACGAGGAGGCGCTGCAGATGGGTCTCGACAGGCTGGGAACGCTGATTAGCTCTGGGACGGACTTCCCGGGGGTGGTCCCCGGCTTTGTTTCCAGCGAGGCTGTGGAGGCGCTCAGGAGAGCCGATGTGGTGATCTCTAAGGGGATGGCTAACTTCGAGAGCTTTCTCCTGAGCCAGCCCCCGAAACCTACCTTCATCGTGCTGACTGCTAAGTGCTTACCCATAGCGGCTGCCGCGGGCGTCAGGCCCGGCGAGGCGGCTGCTTTCTTCCTGGGCGGTGCTCCGGGCCCGCGAGACCTCCTGTAG
- a CDS encoding formate dehydrogenase accessory protein FdhE: MGEGFRDKARKIYKDVPIEEASLNTFIGLIELQNDISKSFSAKFANLDKERIREALGAGRPAVEVVDLQLSEEELGTALTRISGYLKEELSDARDSLTRIEEAQRSGQLSVSELGQAFLQGDVGKARAAAWKLEVDQEMLEALVAWVMQSVFQALSESVAEQVGFEGWSSGRCPVCGAFTRVEIEEPAGGTLLHCQFCGAEWRYSPARCPFCGNEDESSLRVFALEEDERFGVGVCRQCRNYWKIIYEGKAGADVPRRLYDIWTIKLDLLVSGR; the protein is encoded by the coding sequence ATGGGAGAAGGGTTTAGGGATAAGGCTAGGAAGATCTACAAGGACGTCCCGATCGAGGAGGCTTCCCTCAACACTTTCATCGGGTTAATCGAGCTGCAGAACGACATTTCGAAGAGCTTCTCAGCCAAGTTCGCGAACCTCGATAAGGAGAGGATAAGGGAGGCTCTGGGGGCCGGTAGGCCTGCGGTGGAGGTTGTCGACCTGCAGCTGAGCGAGGAGGAGCTCGGCACCGCGCTCACGAGGATTTCCGGCTACCTCAAGGAGGAGCTGAGCGATGCTAGGGACAGCCTCACCAGGATTGAGGAGGCGCAGAGGAGCGGCCAGCTGAGCGTCTCGGAGCTCGGGCAGGCGTTCCTGCAGGGCGACGTCGGCAAGGCTCGAGCCGCGGCTTGGAAGCTGGAGGTAGACCAGGAGATGCTGGAGGCGCTGGTAGCCTGGGTAATGCAGTCTGTTTTTCAAGCACTGTCTGAGAGCGTAGCGGAGCAGGTGGGCTTCGAGGGGTGGAGCAGCGGGAGGTGCCCTGTCTGCGGGGCTTTCACGCGTGTCGAGATCGAGGAGCCGGCGGGCGGCACGCTCCTTCACTGCCAGTTCTGCGGCGCTGAGTGGCGGTACTCTCCAGCTAGGTGCCCGTTCTGCGGTAACGAGGATGAATCCTCCCTCAGGGTCTTCGCGCTCGAGGAGGACGAGCGCTTCGGAGTGGGGGTCTGCAGGCAGTGCAGAAACTACTGGAAGATTATCTACGAGGGGAAGGCTGGGGCCGACGTCCCCAGGAGGCTCTACGACATCTGGACGATCAAGCTCGACTTGCTGGTCTCCGGGAGGTGA
- a CDS encoding TldD/PmbA family protein has product MSEVLSTLDWALKRALELGADEAEVTASRSTGRSVKSEGVHLKATFRHSIDAWVRVSKGKRFAIATVSSLEKRAVEEAAELAVRMALKAEEDPYWEGLPDPEQPLHSWRGFDEGVATAPSEWLVELARTLISEAGEDPRLKVSGVFASAEHGSYFVVNTRGVSAEDRGTSFWCGIELKASEGGEGFGFASTASRSLRVDVHELVERARTLALDSARGEKLGGVIKGNVLVRAEPLASLVDALLLPAFNAMNVLEGFSPLRDKLGQRVLGNLTIVDDGTMVGGLETSLYDAEGSARRRTVLVEEGVLKGFLHNNYTARRMKAPRTGNAARARGAVTISRTNLVIQGGRESEEALVESAQLVVDGFLLSVHTVNSITGNFSVVASNPYLVKNGELKPLKPVTIAANIYEIADSLTPAKRVKNTHTGVYAPDLLMGRVTVSG; this is encoded by the coding sequence GTGAGCGAGGTCCTGAGCACTCTAGACTGGGCCCTGAAGCGGGCTCTCGAGCTGGGGGCTGACGAGGCTGAGGTCACTGCTTCGCGGTCGACAGGCAGGAGCGTGAAGAGCGAGGGCGTGCACCTCAAGGCGACGTTCCGCCACTCCATAGACGCCTGGGTGCGCGTCAGCAAGGGGAAGCGTTTCGCGATCGCTACGGTCTCCTCGCTGGAGAAGAGGGCTGTCGAGGAAGCTGCAGAGCTCGCAGTCAGAATGGCGCTGAAAGCCGAGGAGGACCCGTACTGGGAGGGCCTACCGGACCCCGAGCAGCCGCTCCACAGCTGGAGGGGGTTCGACGAGGGAGTTGCGACAGCGCCTAGCGAGTGGCTCGTGGAGCTCGCGAGAACGCTGATCTCCGAGGCAGGGGAGGACCCGAGGCTCAAAGTCTCGGGAGTATTCGCTAGCGCCGAGCACGGATCCTACTTCGTGGTGAACACGAGAGGTGTTTCGGCGGAGGATCGGGGCACGAGCTTCTGGTGCGGCATCGAGCTGAAGGCGTCTGAGGGGGGTGAGGGCTTCGGCTTCGCGAGCACGGCTTCGAGAAGCCTCCGCGTAGATGTGCACGAGCTCGTGGAGAGGGCGAGGACCCTGGCTCTCGACAGCGCGAGGGGCGAGAAGCTGGGCGGCGTGATCAAGGGAAACGTCCTGGTCAGGGCTGAGCCGCTAGCGAGCCTGGTCGACGCGCTGCTCCTGCCAGCCTTCAACGCGATGAACGTGCTCGAGGGGTTCAGCCCCCTGAGGGACAAGCTCGGCCAGAGGGTTCTCGGAAACCTCACGATCGTCGACGACGGGACCATGGTCGGGGGGCTTGAAACCAGCCTTTACGACGCGGAGGGCTCTGCCCGCAGGAGAACGGTGCTGGTCGAGGAGGGCGTGCTCAAGGGGTTCCTGCACAACAATTACACCGCCCGGCGCATGAAAGCGCCTAGAACGGGTAACGCGGCGAGAGCTAGGGGAGCGGTAACAATCTCGAGGACGAACCTCGTCATCCAGGGCGGTAGGGAGAGCGAGGAGGCGCTGGTCGAGTCCGCCCAGCTCGTCGTGGACGGCTTCCTCCTCAGCGTCCACACGGTAAACAGCATCACCGGGAACTTCAGCGTCGTCGCCTCCAACCCCTACCTCGTCAAGAACGGCGAGCTGAAGCCGCTGAAGCCCGTCACGATCGCCGCGAACATCTACGAGATCGCAGACTCGCTAACTCCGGCGAAAAGGGTAAAGAACACGCACACGGGAGTCTACGCACCCGACCTGCTGATGGGCCGGGTCACAGTCTCGGGGTAG
- a CDS encoding TldD/PmbA family protein, producing MFEDLAAPVLRRAGELGVKFAEVRFEDTTRELITYVNGRVAALGAQRVRGAGIRVLYNGNFGFASTANLTRESLLQALEEAVSLARALGSGSKTLAELQLKEGRYALPPVKKHPASAELEEKLDLVKRAYVVARSAGASSASARYGAYFGLLEVYTTEGLRVAAERLVAGISASVVLREAGRTGDGFETYGFSSGLEAFEGEHSPERAAEKALEMARNALKAGRPPAGELTVITRPELTGVFAHESFGHLTEGDGVFAGTSPLTGRLGEKIASEEVTIVDAGLDPRGGYYFPVDDEGVPAERVVLVEKGVLKSYLHSRESAGLLGMKPTGNGRAQSFQHDVIVRMRNTFFEGGSWSEEEIVRETRRGVLLDKPAGGQVSEDGTFTFNARIGFIVENGEIREPVRDVVLAGNILEMLKYVDAAARNVEISTSPFGGCGKMGQMVHVGDGGPTLRVAKLLVGGEQR from the coding sequence ATGTTCGAAGACCTTGCAGCCCCGGTCCTCAGGAGAGCCGGGGAGCTGGGAGTCAAGTTCGCCGAAGTGCGCTTCGAGGACACTACCCGCGAGCTCATCACCTACGTTAACGGTAGGGTTGCAGCGCTCGGAGCTCAGAGAGTCAGGGGTGCCGGCATCAGAGTCCTTTACAACGGGAACTTCGGCTTCGCATCGACGGCAAACCTCACCCGCGAGAGCCTCCTCCAAGCCCTAGAGGAGGCGGTGAGCCTAGCCAGGGCGCTGGGCAGCGGCAGTAAAACTCTAGCTGAGCTGCAGCTCAAGGAAGGCAGGTACGCTTTACCTCCCGTGAAGAAGCACCCAGCCTCCGCGGAGCTAGAGGAGAAGCTGGACCTCGTTAAGCGCGCTTACGTGGTGGCCAGGAGCGCTGGCGCCTCGTCGGCTTCCGCGCGCTACGGCGCTTACTTCGGGCTCCTGGAGGTCTACACGACTGAAGGGCTCCGGGTGGCTGCGGAGAGGCTCGTCGCTGGCATCTCCGCGTCCGTCGTGCTCCGCGAAGCCGGGAGAACTGGTGACGGCTTCGAAACCTACGGCTTCTCCAGCGGGCTCGAGGCCTTCGAGGGAGAGCACTCCCCCGAGCGGGCTGCCGAGAAAGCGCTGGAGATGGCGAGGAACGCGCTGAAAGCTGGAAGGCCCCCAGCAGGGGAGCTTACCGTGATCACGAGGCCGGAGCTCACAGGCGTGTTCGCCCACGAGAGCTTCGGGCACCTGACGGAGGGTGACGGCGTGTTCGCTGGGACGAGCCCGCTCACCGGCAGGCTGGGGGAGAAGATCGCGAGCGAGGAAGTCACGATAGTCGACGCGGGGCTGGACCCCAGGGGAGGGTACTACTTCCCCGTGGACGACGAGGGGGTGCCTGCCGAGAGAGTGGTCCTCGTGGAGAAGGGTGTGCTGAAGAGCTACCTCCACAGCCGGGAGAGCGCGGGCCTCCTGGGGATGAAGCCCACCGGGAACGGGCGGGCGCAGAGCTTCCAGCACGACGTGATCGTGAGGATGAGGAACACGTTCTTCGAGGGCGGGAGCTGGAGCGAGGAGGAGATCGTCAGGGAGACCCGGCGCGGCGTGCTTCTCGACAAGCCGGCCGGCGGGCAGGTCTCCGAGGACGGCACCTTCACTTTCAACGCCAGGATAGGCTTCATCGTGGAGAACGGGGAGATAAGGGAGCCCGTCAGGGACGTCGTCCTCGCCGGCAACATCCTCGAGATGCTGAAGTACGTGGACGCTGCGGCCCGCAACGTTGAAATCTCGACAAGCCCCTTCGGCGGCTGCGGGAAAATGGGGCAGATGGTTCACGTGGGGGACGGCGGCCCCACGCTTAGAGTAGCTAAGCTGCTGGTAGGGGGTGAGCAGCGGTGA
- the amrS gene encoding AmmeMemoRadiSam system radical SAM enzyme: MVSDLLRKPYVRPAKHWEPVEGRPGFARCNLCSRRCLIAEGRFGVCGVRKNVGGKLYTLVYGLLTAANLDPIEKKPLTHFYPGSAVFSISTPGCNFFCQFCQNWEISQSRLEKGLYGQYASPEEVVREALRLRADGISYTYNEPTVFYEFMYDTAVLARKRGLFNTMVTNGYITPEALEELAPYMNAATVDFKGGGDPEFYRKHMGVPSPEPIFEALKVMKEKGVFIEITNLVVPLVGDDEERVRKLARWVVENLGDETPFHLLRFYPHYKMIDYPPTEVKQLEDMALIAREEGLKHVYIGNVWGHPLESTYCPSCGAKVIERRGFFVTKWNLGEDMRCPSCGYKLNVVGEYRGRFREDTFFAF, from the coding sequence ATGGTTAGCGATCTGCTCCGGAAGCCCTACGTGAGGCCCGCGAAGCACTGGGAGCCGGTGGAGGGGAGGCCGGGCTTCGCGAGGTGCAATCTCTGCAGTAGGCGCTGCTTGATCGCAGAGGGGCGCTTCGGGGTGTGCGGGGTTAGGAAGAACGTTGGCGGCAAGCTCTACACGCTGGTCTACGGGCTGCTCACAGCGGCTAACCTCGACCCCATCGAGAAGAAGCCCCTCACGCACTTCTACCCGGGCAGCGCGGTCTTCTCGATCTCCACCCCGGGGTGCAACTTCTTCTGCCAGTTCTGCCAGAACTGGGAGATCAGCCAGAGCCGCCTCGAGAAAGGGCTTTACGGCCAGTACGCTAGCCCGGAGGAGGTTGTCCGAGAGGCTCTCAGGCTGAGAGCTGACGGCATATCGTACACGTACAACGAGCCGACGGTCTTCTACGAGTTCATGTACGATACTGCTGTGCTTGCCAGGAAGCGCGGCCTCTTCAACACGATGGTGACGAACGGCTACATCACGCCTGAAGCTCTCGAGGAGCTCGCCCCGTACATGAACGCAGCCACTGTCGACTTCAAGGGTGGCGGTGACCCGGAGTTCTACCGGAAGCACATGGGCGTGCCGAGCCCAGAGCCTATCTTCGAGGCGTTGAAGGTAATGAAGGAGAAAGGGGTTTTCATCGAGATCACTAACCTCGTCGTCCCGCTGGTCGGCGACGACGAGGAGCGGGTTCGCAAGCTCGCTCGGTGGGTAGTTGAGAACCTTGGCGACGAGACACCTTTCCACCTTCTGCGCTTCTACCCTCACTACAAGATGATCGACTACCCGCCGACCGAAGTGAAGCAGCTGGAGGACATGGCGTTGATCGCCCGAGAAGAGGGCTTAAAGCACGTCTACATCGGCAACGTCTGGGGGCACCCGCTGGAGAGCACCTACTGCCCCAGCTGCGGTGCTAAAGTTATCGAGAGAAGAGGCTTCTTCGTCACGAAGTGGAATCTCGGAGAGGATATGCGGTGCCCCAGCTGCGGCTACAAGCTGAACGTTGTCGGCGAGTACAGGGGCAGGTTCAGGGAGGATACGTTCTTCGCGTTCTAG